Proteins encoded together in one Prosthecobacter debontii window:
- a CDS encoding class I SAM-dependent methyltransferase, which translates to MASMPTDHRDWYDTPLYYDIIFDGDTPREAAFLEEVWACYGPRSRTRKLLEPACGSGRLVLEMARRGWKVSGFDGNERMLQFARERLSKEGLQALLWSDWMQSFHLPKTEPYDLAHCLVSTFKYLLTEADAVAFLQRIAACLKPGGVFALGLHLSDYSKGKEEHERWVAQRDDIHVVCNTHTWAPNRKTRLEDLRTRLKITHAGRSHLQETRWQFRTYDARQVKALLGQVPELHLAACYDFTYNIHEPRELDDSYADIVLILVRE; encoded by the coding sequence ATGGCATCAATGCCCACGGATCATCGCGACTGGTATGACACTCCGCTTTATTACGACATCATCTTCGATGGAGACACGCCTCGTGAAGCGGCATTCCTTGAGGAAGTCTGGGCCTGCTACGGGCCACGCAGCCGCACTCGGAAACTCCTAGAGCCTGCCTGTGGCAGTGGCCGCCTCGTGCTCGAGATGGCTCGACGTGGCTGGAAAGTTTCGGGCTTCGATGGCAATGAACGCATGCTGCAATTCGCTCGTGAACGATTGAGCAAAGAGGGCCTGCAAGCCCTGTTGTGGAGTGATTGGATGCAGAGCTTTCACCTGCCTAAAACGGAGCCGTATGACTTGGCGCATTGTCTCGTGAGCACTTTCAAATACCTGCTTACCGAAGCGGATGCGGTGGCCTTTCTGCAACGTATCGCGGCTTGCTTAAAGCCTGGGGGTGTCTTTGCTCTCGGCCTGCATTTGAGCGACTACTCGAAGGGGAAGGAAGAACACGAGCGCTGGGTGGCTCAGCGCGATGACATCCATGTCGTCTGCAACACCCACACTTGGGCCCCCAACCGCAAGACACGGCTGGAGGACTTGCGCACCCGATTGAAGATCACCCATGCCGGGCGTTCCCACTTGCAAGAAACTCGCTGGCAGTTCCGCACCTACGACGCACGCCAAGTCAAAGCCCTGCTGGGCCAAGTGCCCGAATTGCATCTGGCCGCCTGCTACGACTTCACCTACAACATCCACGAGCCGCGAGAGCTGGATGACAGCTATGCCGACATCGTGCTGATCCTTGTTCGTGAGTAA